A window of Juglans regia cultivar Chandler chromosome 7, Walnut 2.0, whole genome shotgun sequence contains these coding sequences:
- the LOC109007176 gene encoding 1-aminocyclopropane-1-carboxylate oxidase homolog 1-like codes for MVVTNTAEVSALVESDYDRATELKAFDESKAGVKGLVDSGVTKVPRIFIRPPEDLDNPTDPNKTQLSIPVIDFKGFDTDPIQRKEIIDKVGDASEACGFFQVINHGIPDSIMEEMKNGVRRFYEQDNEVKKRLYTRDITRSLVYNSNFDLYHSSAANWRDTFYCFMAPNPLMPEELPEACRDVLTEYSKQVMKLGFSLFELLSEALSLNPNHLNEMDCAEGLAVVCHYYPACPQPELTLGTSKHSDNDFFTVLLQDHIGGLQVLHNNQWVDVHPVPGALVVNIGDLLQLISNDKFKSVEHRVLANNEGPRVSVACFFSTSFQPSSKLYGPIKELLSEDNPPLYRETTVKDFVDYLATDGIDSPLRHFRL; via the exons atggtggtcACCAACACAGCTGAAGTTTCGGCTTTGGTTGAATCTGACTACGACCGCGCAACTGAACTGAAAGCTTTCGACGAGTCGAAGGCCGGGGTTAAGGGACTCGTAGACTCTGGAGTTACAAAAGTTCCTCGGATATTCATCCGACCACCAGAGGACTTGGACAATCCGACGGATCCCAACAAGACCCAACTCAGTATTCCGGTCATAGACTTCAAAGGGTTCGATACCGATCCAATCCAACGTAAAGAGATTATCGACAAAGTTGGAGATGCATCGGAGGCATGCGGTTTCTTTCAGGTGATAAATCATGGTATCCCTGATAGCATCATGGAGGAAATGAAGAATGGGGTGCGCAGGTTCTACGAGCAAGACAACGAGGTAAAGAAAAGATTATACACACGCGACATCACGAGAAGCTTGGTGTATAATAGCAATTTTGATTTGTATCATTCGTCTGCGGCTAATTGGAGGGATACTTTTTACTGCTTTATGGCTCCTAATCCTCTCATGCCTGAAGAATTGCCTGAGGCGTGCAG AGATGTTTTGACGGAGTACTCGAAGCAAGTAATGAAATTAGGCTTTTCTTTGTTTGAGTTATTGTCCGAAGCTTTGAGCCTGAACCCAAACCATCTCAATGAGATGGACTGCGCTGAAGGTCTGGCAGTCGTTTGCCATTACTATCCAGCTTGCCCCCAGCCAGAACTAACCTTGGGCACAAGCAAGCACTCTGATAATGACTTCTTTACCGTGCTTTTACAAGACCATATTGGAGGCCTCCAAGTTCTTCATAACAATCAGTGGGTTGATGTTCACCCTGTGCCTGGAGCCCTAGTTGTAAACATTGGAGATCTTTTGCAG CTTATATCAAACGACAAGTTTAAAAGTGTTGAACACAGAGTACTGGCGAACAATGAAGGCCCTAGAGTGTCGGTGGCATGCTTTTTCAGCACAAGTTTTCAGCCATCCTCAAAGCTGTATGGACCTATCAAGGAGCTCTTATCGGAAGATAATCCACCGCTGTATAGGGAAACCACAGTGAAGGACTTTGTTGACTACCTCGCTACAGATGGCATTGATTCTCCTTTGCGCCATTTTAGGCTGTAA